A genomic segment from Modestobacter roseus encodes:
- a CDS encoding cytochrome c oxidase subunit 3, whose product MASSTFDTSRVHSLTRPNMVSVGTIVWLASELMFFAGLFAMYFTARARATDGWPPEPTELNLPYATFFTVILVASSVTCQLGVFAAERGNVYGLRRWFAITFLMGAVFVLAQMNEYRVLVEEHGTTISSSVYGSVFYLTTGFHALHVIGGLVAFVYVLIRSTMGRFTPAQATSAIVVSYYWHFVDVVWVGLFATIYLIR is encoded by the coding sequence GTGGCGAGCAGCACCTTCGACACCTCGCGGGTGCACTCCCTGACCCGACCGAACATGGTCAGCGTCGGCACGATCGTCTGGCTCGCCAGTGAGCTGATGTTCTTCGCCGGACTCTTCGCCATGTACTTCACTGCCCGCGCCCGGGCGACAGACGGCTGGCCTCCGGAGCCGACCGAGCTGAACCTGCCCTATGCGACCTTCTTCACCGTGATCCTGGTGGCCTCCTCGGTCACCTGCCAGCTCGGGGTCTTCGCCGCCGAGCGCGGCAACGTCTACGGGCTGCGCCGCTGGTTCGCCATCACGTTCCTGATGGGCGCGGTGTTCGTGCTCGCCCAGATGAACGAGTACCGCGTGCTGGTCGAGGAGCACGGCACGACGATCTCGTCGTCGGTCTACGGCTCGGTCTTCTACCTGACGACCGGCTTCCACGCCCTGCACGTGATCGGCGGCCTGGTGGCCTTCGTCTACGTGCTCATCCGGTCCACCATGGGCCGTTTCACGCCAGCCCAGGCGACCTCGGCCATCGTGGTCTCCTACTACTGGCACTTCGTCGACGTCGTGTGGGTCGGGCTCTTCGCCACGATCTACCTGATCCGCTAG